In Flavobacteriaceae bacterium, the following proteins share a genomic window:
- a CDS encoding nuclear transport factor 2 family protein: protein MRNLFTLLLLCSNLIMVAQSDIKTIQNEIDQTVWKPFQKAFETLDAKALNAIYAEKTLRVTPQGIDTKEAYKSLNVERFKASKDGNVSIKLDFWFDSRFTNGDTSYEVGFYRIAATINGQTNNSYGQFHIVIKKINDIWKITQDWDTTTINGHIIDNTDFEKQLPLKF from the coding sequence ATGAGAAACCTATTTACTTTGTTACTATTATGCTCAAATTTAATTATGGTAGCTCAATCAGATATTAAAACCATACAAAATGAAATTGATCAAACAGTTTGGAAACCTTTTCAAAAAGCATTTGAAACTTTAGATGCTAAAGCCTTAAATGCGATTTATGCAGAGAAAACACTTAGAGTAACACCTCAAGGAATTGATACTAAAGAGGCATACAAATCATTAAATGTTGAACGCTTTAAAGCATCAAAAGATGGTAATGTTTCTATTAAATTAGATTTTTGGTTTGATAGCCGCTTTACTAATGGAGATACTTCTTACGAAGTTGGATTTTACAGAATCGCAGCTACGATAAATGGACAAACTAATAACAGTTATGGACAATTTCATATTGTAATAAAAAAAATAAATGATATTTGGAAAATCACTCAAGATTGGGATACGACTACAATTAATGGTCATATAATTGATAATACTGATTTTGAAAAACAGTTACCTTTAAAATTTTGA
- a CDS encoding DEAD/DEAH box helicase, translating into MTFQDLKLTTPLYNAIDDLGFIYPTPIQEKSFSIIGSGKDVVGIAQTGTGKTFAYTLPILRNLAYSTQDNPRVLVLVPTRELVVQVVDEIEKLSKYINVRILGVYGGTNINTQKRQIAEGIDILVATPGRLYDLAVSRVLQLKSIQKLIIDEVDVMLDLGFRHQLVNIFDILPQRRQNIMFSATMTKDVDAIIDEFFISPKRVSVAVSGTPLENISQQRFNAPNFYTKVNLLNHLLKNEEVYSKVLIFVAYKRMADRLFDQLEELFHDECCVIHSNKTQNYRLRSIKQFEEGENRILIATDVMARGLDIDNISHVINFDTPDYPENYIHRIGRTGRAEKQGVSLVFSTEKEKEYIENIEALMHIHIPVLDFPETVEVSNELIEEERPQLKEPNNPHKRKTDENAPGPAFHEKSEKNQKENLGGSYKFKIAQKYKKPKTRGDKNYNRRNKRK; encoded by the coding sequence GTGACTTTCCAAGACTTAAAATTAACCACGCCTTTATACAATGCTATTGATGATTTAGGGTTTATATACCCTACACCAATTCAAGAAAAATCCTTTAGTATTATTGGTTCTGGAAAAGATGTTGTAGGTATTGCGCAAACTGGAACAGGAAAAACATTTGCTTATACACTTCCTATTCTTAGGAACTTAGCATATTCTACTCAAGATAATCCTAGAGTTTTAGTGCTGGTTCCTACAAGAGAGCTTGTAGTGCAAGTGGTTGACGAAATCGAAAAATTATCTAAATATATTAATGTGCGTATCCTTGGAGTATATGGAGGCACTAATATTAATACTCAAAAACGTCAAATTGCAGAGGGAATTGATATTTTAGTAGCTACCCCTGGGCGTTTATATGATTTAGCAGTAAGTCGTGTATTGCAATTAAAATCTATTCAGAAATTAATTATTGACGAAGTTGATGTAATGCTCGATTTAGGATTTAGACATCAACTAGTTAATATTTTCGATATTTTACCGCAGCGCAGGCAGAATATTATGTTTTCTGCTACTATGACTAAAGATGTTGATGCAATTATTGATGAATTCTTTATTAGCCCAAAACGAGTTTCTGTAGCGGTTTCTGGTACGCCTTTAGAGAATATTTCTCAACAACGTTTTAATGCTCCTAATTTTTATACCAAAGTTAATTTACTAAATCATTTATTAAAAAATGAAGAGGTATACTCTAAGGTATTAATTTTTGTAGCATATAAGCGAATGGCAGATCGCTTGTTTGATCAGCTAGAAGAATTATTTCATGATGAGTGTTGCGTAATTCATTCTAACAAAACACAAAATTATAGGCTTCGCAGTATCAAACAATTTGAAGAAGGTGAAAACAGGATTTTAATTGCTACAGATGTAATGGCTCGCGGTTTAGATATCGATAATATTTCTCATGTTATTAATTTTGATACTCCTGATTATCCTGAAAATTACATTCATAGGATTGGTAGAACTGGACGTGCTGAAAAACAAGGGGTTTCTCTTGTTTTTTCTACTGAAAAAGAAAAAGAATATATTGAAAATATAGAAGCATTGATGCATATACATATTCCTGTATTAGATTTTCCTGAAACTGTAGAAGTTTCTAATGAGCTTATTGAAGAAGAGCGCCCTCAGCTAAAAGAACCTAATAATCCTCATAAAAGAAAAACAGACGAAAATGCTCCTGGCCCTGCATTTCATGAGAAATCAGAAAAGAATCAAAAAGAAAACCTTGGAGGCTCATATAAATTTAAGATTGCTCAAAAATATAAAAAACCTAAAACTAGAGGAGATAAAAACTATAACAGACGTAATAAGAGAAAATAA